A stretch of the Asticcacaulis sp. ZE23SCel15 genome encodes the following:
- the ald gene encoding alanine dehydrogenase, with protein sequence MKISVPKEIKNHEYRVGLVPDSVAELTHHGHQVYAETQSGAAIGFSDKDYLAAGAIIVATAEEVFAVGDLIVKVKEPQIHECARLHPHQTLFTYLHLAADKPQAQALMASGATCIAYETVTEPQGGLPLLRPMSEVAGRLSVQVGAVYLHKAYGGRGVLLGGVPGVAPGKVVIIGGGVAGLNAAQMAVGLHADVTVLDISAHKLIEIDQTYQGRIKTAYASKAAIAAAVREADLVIGAVLIPGAAAPKLVTRDMVKSMKTGAVMVDIAIDQGGCFETSRPTSHQDPIYIEDGVVHYCVTNMPGAVARTSALALNNATLPFVLKMVRQGVAGALSSDPHLRAGLNIQGGKITHRAVADALNLAYSGLETAT encoded by the coding sequence ATGAAAATCAGCGTTCCGAAGGAAATCAAAAACCACGAATACCGGGTGGGCTTAGTACCGGATTCGGTGGCGGAGCTTACCCACCACGGCCATCAAGTCTATGCGGAAACGCAAAGTGGTGCCGCCATTGGCTTTTCGGATAAGGACTATCTGGCCGCCGGTGCGATCATTGTCGCCACCGCCGAAGAGGTTTTCGCCGTCGGTGACCTGATCGTCAAGGTCAAGGAGCCACAGATTCACGAATGTGCCCGCCTGCACCCCCATCAAACCCTGTTCACCTACCTGCATCTGGCCGCCGATAAACCGCAGGCCCAGGCCCTGATGGCGTCGGGAGCGACCTGCATCGCCTATGAGACCGTGACCGAGCCGCAAGGGGGCCTGCCTCTGCTGCGCCCCATGTCCGAAGTGGCAGGGCGGCTGTCGGTTCAGGTCGGGGCCGTTTATCTGCATAAGGCTTATGGCGGGCGCGGCGTCCTGTTGGGCGGGGTGCCGGGGGTGGCACCGGGCAAGGTCGTGATCATCGGCGGCGGGGTTGCCGGCCTCAATGCCGCCCAGATGGCGGTGGGCCTTCATGCGGATGTCACCGTGCTTGATATCTCCGCCCATAAGCTGATCGAGATCGACCAAACCTATCAGGGGCGCATCAAAACCGCCTACGCCTCAAAGGCCGCCATTGCCGCCGCCGTCAGGGAGGCTGACCTCGTTATCGGGGCCGTGCTGATCCCCGGCGCGGCGGCCCCTAAGCTGGTTACCCGCGATATGGTCAAGTCGATGAAGACAGGTGCAGTCATGGTTGATATCGCCATCGATCAGGGCGGCTGTTTTGAAACCTCGCGCCCGACCTCGCATCAGGATCCGATCTATATCGAAGACGGCGTCGTCCATTACTGCGTCACCAATATGCCGGGTGCTGTGGCGCGCACATCGGCTCTGGCTTTGAATAACGCGACCTTGCCTTTTGTGCTCAAGATGGTGCGGCAGGGTGTCGCAGGGGCCTTGTCCAGCGATCCTCACCTGCGCGCAGGCCTTAATATTCAAGGCGGAAAGATCACCCACCGCGCGGTGGCAGACGCCTTAAATCTTGCCTATAGCGGACTTGAAACCGCGACCTGA
- the hisG gene encoding ATP phosphoribosyltransferase gives MSEPRLRIAVQKSGRLADRSLELISGAGLRVMKGANELLYRIENQPIDLLRVRDDDIPTFVADGVAELGIVGYNVLAEHFPDADLEAMIVQRLGFGSCTLKVAVPNEVDYTGPQWLDGKRIATSYPNVLGAWLKTHGITAEIVEMRGAVEVAPRMKIAHAICDLVSTGATLEANGMKATDLVLKSEAVLIKAPHAPAPELAHTYDMLLRRFDGVTASTGAKYVMMNAPREHLSEIIELIPGADAPTIMQLAGREDTVAVHAVCQENVFWDTLDKLKTAGASAILVLPIEKMMK, from the coding sequence ATGTCTGAACCCCGCCTTCGCATTGCCGTCCAAAAGTCCGGCCGTCTGGCTGACCGTTCGCTGGAGCTGATTTCCGGCGCGGGTCTGCGCGTCATGAAGGGCGCCAATGAACTGCTTTACCGGATCGAGAACCAGCCGATCGATCTGCTGCGCGTGCGTGACGACGACATCCCGACCTTTGTGGCCGACGGCGTGGCCGAACTGGGGATCGTTGGCTACAATGTTCTGGCCGAGCACTTCCCCGATGCCGACCTTGAGGCCATGATCGTGCAGCGCCTGGGTTTTGGGTCGTGTACGCTTAAAGTCGCCGTACCGAACGAAGTCGATTACACCGGCCCGCAGTGGTTGGATGGTAAGCGCATCGCCACCTCCTACCCCAATGTGCTGGGCGCATGGCTTAAAACCCACGGCATCACGGCGGAGATTGTTGAAATGCGCGGCGCGGTCGAAGTGGCCCCGCGTATGAAGATCGCCCACGCCATCTGTGACCTTGTGTCCACCGGCGCAACGCTTGAAGCCAACGGCATGAAGGCGACCGATCTGGTGCTGAAATCCGAAGCCGTGCTCATTAAGGCCCCCCACGCTCCGGCCCCTGAACTGGCCCACACCTATGACATGCTGCTGCGCCGATTTGATGGGGTGACCGCCTCGACCGGGGCCAAGTACGTCATGATGAATGCGCCGCGTGAGCATCTGAGTGAGATTATCGAACTGATACCCGGTGCCGATGCGCCGACGATCATGCAACTGGCCGGTCGCGAAGACACGGTCGCCGTCCATGCGGTCTGTCAGGAAAATGTGTTCTGGGACACGCTGGATAAGCTGAAAACCGCCGGGGCGTCCGCGATTCTGGTTCTGCCGATCGAGAAAATGATGAAATAG
- a CDS encoding N-acetyltransferase, whose product MTGNATNTRQKPVSRPAPGRTHIRQIKADELYIVQSLAQRIWPNSYDGVIAPHQIDTMLAQIYALDTLEQDMDELGHVFWIISYAVPGEPPVDTGFASAYKDGSTLWIKKLYILPEYQGLGLGKALMQKALEHFAPATHLSLYVNKGNEKAIDYYKYNGLQVITEVPVRMGPFDFTDYIMTKAL is encoded by the coding sequence ATGACAGGAAACGCCACCAATACCCGCCAAAAGCCCGTAAGCCGTCCGGCACCCGGGCGCACACATATCCGTCAGATCAAGGCCGATGAACTTTATATCGTGCAATCTCTGGCCCAACGGATATGGCCCAACAGCTATGACGGCGTTATCGCCCCGCACCAGATCGACACCATGCTGGCGCAGATTTATGCGCTCGATACGCTGGAGCAGGACATGGACGAACTGGGGCATGTATTCTGGATCATCAGCTACGCCGTTCCCGGTGAGCCGCCGGTCGATACGGGCTTTGCCTCGGCCTATAAGGACGGCTCGACCCTGTGGATCAAGAAGCTCTATATCCTACCGGAATATCAGGGGCTGGGGCTGGGCAAGGCGTTGATGCAGAAGGCGCTTGAGCACTTCGCACCCGCCACGCACCTGTCGCTCTATGTCAATAAGGGTAACGAAAAGGCCATCGACTATTACAAATATAACGGCCTTCAGGTCATAACCGAAGTGCCGGTACGCATGGGCCCGTTTGACTTTACCGACTATATCATGACCAAGGCGTTGTAG
- a CDS encoding DUF1365 domain-containing protein, translated as MNAPFPAPAEHKINRPDALAVGLYAGDVLHVRYAPKSHRLSYKVFQVLLDLDHLDADLKPLKWLSLNRFGWLSFHEADHGPDQDDTTRPLKDRVVRHLKSRDMYQGGDRLFLLTMPRVLGYVFNPISLYFVQAPDGQIRSVVYEVNNTFGDRHSYVLPVEPHTRHIHQRSAKRLHVSPFMDMDMSYDFDLTAPDETFALKIMLRQKGENMLLAAFTAKREALSDKALMQQFLALPLMTLGVMAGIHWEALKIWLKGITYRPKPPTAKSSASVG; from the coding sequence ATGAACGCGCCCTTCCCCGCCCCTGCTGAGCATAAAATCAACCGGCCAGATGCGCTGGCCGTAGGTCTTTATGCGGGGGATGTGCTGCATGTCCGCTATGCGCCGAAATCACACCGGCTGAGCTATAAGGTGTTTCAGGTGCTGCTCGATCTGGATCATCTGGACGCCGACCTTAAACCCCTGAAATGGCTATCGCTGAACCGGTTTGGCTGGCTCAGTTTCCATGAGGCCGACCACGGCCCGGATCAGGACGACACAACCCGACCGCTCAAAGATCGCGTGGTGCGCCATCTGAAATCACGCGACATGTACCAAGGCGGCGACCGGCTGTTTCTGCTGACCATGCCGCGGGTGCTGGGCTATGTGTTCAACCCGATCAGCCTCTATTTCGTGCAGGCCCCGGATGGCCAGATCCGCTCAGTGGTCTATGAGGTCAACAACACCTTTGGCGACCGCCATTCTTATGTTTTGCCGGTTGAGCCCCACACCCGCCACATCCATCAGCGCAGCGCCAAACGGCTGCATGTGTCACCGTTCATGGACATGGATATGAGCTATGATTTTGACCTGACGGCCCCTGATGAGACCTTTGCACTCAAGATCATGCTGCGGCAAAAGGGGGAGAATATGCTGCTGGCGGCCTTTACGGCCAAGCGCGAGGCCTTGAGCGATAAAGCCCTGATGCAGCAGTTTCTTGCCCTGCCGCTGATGACGCTGGGGGTGATGGCCGGCATACATTGGGAAGCGCTGAAAATCTGGCTGAAAGGGATCACGTACCGCCCCAAACCGCCGACGGCGAAATCTTCGGCCTCAGTCGGGTGA
- a CDS encoding LemA family protein: MQFASKLGKRIAAFAALAAAAVTLSACGFNTIPTKQEATKAKWADVQSQYQRRADLIPNLVSTVQGAAIQERTTLTEVVEARAKATSVNVDASTITDPAKFQQFQQAQDGLSSALGRLMVVVERYPDLKSNQNFLALQSQLEGTENRINIARNDYNESARDFNTTLRTFPSIVWAKTIYGGEKPFEYFQAAAGAQNAPSVNFDGLRPTDPAPAAPAAAPANVQ; encoded by the coding sequence ATGCAATTCGCATCTAAACTGGGTAAGCGTATCGCGGCCTTTGCCGCACTGGCCGCCGCCGCCGTCACCTTATCCGCCTGCGGATTTAACACCATTCCGACCAAGCAGGAAGCCACCAAGGCCAAGTGGGCCGACGTGCAGTCGCAGTATCAGCGCCGCGCCGACCTGATCCCCAATCTGGTCTCGACCGTTCAGGGCGCCGCCATTCAGGAGCGCACGACGCTGACCGAAGTGGTCGAAGCCCGCGCCAAGGCAACCTCGGTCAACGTGGACGCCTCCACCATCACCGATCCGGCCAAGTTCCAGCAGTTCCAGCAGGCTCAGGACGGCCTGTCGTCAGCGCTGGGCCGCCTGATGGTCGTGGTTGAGCGCTATCCTGACCTGAAATCGAACCAGAACTTCCTGGCTCTGCAATCGCAATTAGAAGGCACGGAAAACCGCATCAATATCGCACGCAACGATTACAACGAATCGGCGCGCGATTTTAACACCACCTTGCGTACCTTCCCGTCGATCGTGTGGGCCAAGACCATCTATGGCGGCGAAAAGCCGTTCGAGTACTTCCAGGCTGCGGCCGGCGCTCAGAACGCCCCTTCGGTTAATTTCGATGGCTTGAGGCCAACGGACCCGGCACCGGCAGCCCCAGCGGCAGCCCCCGCCAACGTTCAGTAA
- a CDS encoding tetratricopeptide repeat protein yields the protein MAEIYDYGFSVPVDKTEAVRWYRLAAEQGHGGSQFILAEKLMRGEGVARNETEAFAWYQKAGFKDHAVARFKAADMLAKGVGTDKNLLRAYVEFSRLAKGGDQNAAVRAQTLFDQLTPEEKAKAEGYLAEAKAE from the coding sequence ATGGCTGAAATCTATGACTACGGGTTTTCGGTGCCGGTCGATAAGACTGAGGCGGTGCGGTGGTATCGGCTGGCCGCCGAGCAGGGGCATGGCGGATCGCAGTTTATTCTGGCCGAAAAGCTGATGCGCGGGGAAGGCGTCGCGCGCAATGAAACTGAGGCGTTCGCGTGGTATCAAAAGGCCGGTTTTAAGGATCATGCTGTAGCGCGTTTTAAGGCCGCCGATATGTTGGCAAAGGGTGTAGGGACGGACAAAAACCTGCTGCGGGCCTATGTTGAGTTTTCACGTCTGGCCAAGGGCGGCGATCAGAATGCCGCGGTGCGTGCGCAGACGTTGTTTGATCAACTTACGCCGGAGGAAAAGGCTAAGGCGGAAGGGTATCTGGCGGAAGCAAAAGCCGAATAA
- the hisD gene encoding histidinol dehydrogenase, with product MKTFVWKNLNAAERKAALARPANRRDPRVLDTVRTIFDDVEARGFAAVSDWAVKLDGHAPKRIDLTAATVDAARGKLSREDLEAMELAVENVRAFQEAELPSDGPIIAPKPGLSLQRVYRPITTAGLYIPGGLAPLFSTLIMTAVPALVAKVPNRVAITPPAKDGSLHPMMIATAAASGLDSLWSVGGAHGIAALATGALDGVPAADKLFGPGNKYVTEAKRQATERISGIAIDMPAGPSELLVIADKTANVKLVAADLLSQAEHDSDAQVVLVSLDADIAAAIAAEVEAQVSRLPRETIARASLEQARLFTVDDLAAAAEVSNLYGPEHLAIQVADVDAIIPNLTAAGTIFAGTYAAETFGDYAAGPSHVLPTDGAAKAYDGITVRSFLTSFVVQRATKAGAAAIAPAAARLARLEGLEAHALAADFRLEV from the coding sequence ATGAAAACCTTTGTCTGGAAAAATCTTAACGCGGCTGAGCGCAAAGCCGCCCTCGCCCGCCCCGCCAACCGGCGTGATCCGCGCGTGCTGGACACGGTGCGCACGATTTTCGATGACGTGGAAGCGCGCGGGTTTGCGGCCGTCAGCGACTGGGCGGTCAAGCTGGATGGCCATGCGCCAAAGCGCATCGACCTGACCGCCGCCACAGTTGACGCCGCCCGCGGCAAGTTGAGCCGTGAAGACCTTGAGGCCATGGAACTGGCCGTCGAAAACGTGCGCGCCTTTCAGGAAGCTGAATTGCCGAGCGACGGCCCTATCATCGCCCCGAAACCGGGCCTGAGCCTGCAACGGGTGTATCGCCCGATCACCACCGCCGGACTCTATATCCCCGGCGGGCTGGCACCGCTGTTTTCAACCCTGATCATGACGGCGGTGCCCGCGCTGGTAGCCAAAGTCCCTAATCGCGTGGCCATCACCCCGCCCGCAAAGGACGGCTCGCTGCACCCGATGATGATCGCCACGGCGGCCGCTTCGGGCTTAGACAGCCTGTGGTCAGTCGGTGGCGCACATGGCATCGCGGCCCTCGCGACCGGTGCGCTCGACGGCGTACCTGCGGCCGATAAGCTGTTCGGGCCGGGCAATAAATATGTCACCGAAGCGAAGCGTCAGGCGACCGAGCGTATCTCCGGCATCGCCATCGACATGCCCGCCGGGCCTTCGGAACTATTGGTCATTGCCGATAAAACTGCCAATGTGAAACTGGTCGCGGCGGATTTACTTAGTCAGGCCGAACACGATTCCGACGCTCAGGTGGTGCTGGTGTCGCTCGATGCCGATATCGCCGCCGCCATTGCGGCTGAGGTCGAAGCGCAAGTGTCGCGTTTGCCGCGCGAAACCATTGCCCGCGCCTCGCTGGAACAGGCCCGCCTGTTTACCGTCGATGACCTTGCGGCGGCGGCTGAGGTCTCCAACCTCTATGGTCCCGAACACCTTGCCATTCAGGTCGCAGATGTCGATGCGATAATACCTAATTTGACCGCGGCGGGGACGATTTTTGCGGGTACATACGCCGCTGAAACCTTTGGTGATTACGCCGCAGGCCCCAGCCACGTCCTGCCGACCGATGGCGCGGCCAAAGCCTACGACGGTATCACCGTCCGCTCGTTCCTTACCAGTTTTGTGGTACAACGCGCCACCAAGGCCGGTGCCGCCGCCATTGCGCCCGCTGCCGCCCGCCTCGCCCGCCTCGAAGGGCTCGAAGCCCACGCGCTGGCCGCCGACTTTAGATTAGAGGTTTAG
- a CDS encoding TPM domain-containing protein, whose translation MALKIDHSCINAAISKAEETTSGEITCIIKSKPLDYPETPLMWATATALIGPVIMALMGVWPQDWLIHLIPSAAIEWQSAHGQQEFYNRLETIGLYGLVQVILFAIVYGLVTIPKVRLALTPGSIKRKRAHKKAMEQFMARGLHLTKARTGVMIFCALEEHFVDVIADEGIYSKVDHKVWDETVAALISHIKRDDLTGGFEAAVIKSGEVLSAHFPPDAVNLNELPDVLIEI comes from the coding sequence ATGGCACTTAAAATCGATCACAGCTGCATCAATGCCGCGATCTCAAAGGCCGAGGAAACGACGTCCGGTGAGATCACCTGCATCATCAAATCAAAGCCGCTGGATTATCCCGAAACCCCGCTGATGTGGGCCACGGCCACTGCCCTCATCGGGCCGGTGATCATGGCGCTGATGGGCGTTTGGCCGCAGGACTGGCTGATCCATCTCATCCCAAGTGCCGCGATTGAGTGGCAGTCGGCCCACGGTCAGCAGGAATTTTATAACCGGCTGGAAACCATCGGGCTTTACGGGCTGGTGCAGGTCATTCTGTTCGCCATAGTTTACGGCTTGGTCACGATCCCCAAGGTGCGTCTGGCGCTGACCCCCGGCAGTATCAAGCGCAAACGTGCCCACAAAAAGGCAATGGAGCAGTTCATGGCCCGCGGCCTGCATCTGACCAAGGCCCGCACCGGCGTGATGATTTTTTGCGCGCTGGAAGAACACTTTGTTGATGTCATCGCCGATGAGGGCATCTATTCCAAGGTCGATCATAAGGTCTGGGATGAAACGGTGGCGGCGCTGATCAGCCATATCAAACGCGATGACCTGACCGGCGGATTTGAGGCCGCCGTCATCAAAAGCGGCGAGGTGTTAAGTGCGCATTTCCCGCCCGATGCGGTTAATCTCAACGAACTGCCGGACGTGCTGATCGAAATTTAA
- a CDS encoding YgcG family protein: MTNLSVHKARSWGAAVWLALMALVLTSAAFAEPTFPKLSGRVVDQANLLTPEVEAELTKKLATLEQTTSDQVVVVTVPDLEGYDIAEYGYKLGRTWGIGQSAENAVGTDITQKNNGVLLIVAPNERKVRIEVGYGLEPVITDALSSLIIQTRILPQFRENNYPGGIVAGTDALIEQLSLDRGVAIDRAKQAAQQQPQEQEIPRWVIILIFILIVMFSRGWLPFFLLGGLGGSGGGWSGGGGGGFGGGGFGGGGGGFGGGGSSGSW; encoded by the coding sequence ATGACTAATTTATCCGTCCATAAGGCACGATCATGGGGTGCGGCTGTTTGGCTGGCCCTGATGGCGCTGGTGCTTACCAGCGCCGCCTTTGCCGAACCGACCTTCCCCAAACTAAGCGGCCGCGTCGTCGATCAGGCAAACCTGCTGACGCCAGAGGTTGAGGCCGAGCTGACGAAAAAGCTGGCCACGTTAGAGCAGACCACCTCCGATCAGGTTGTGGTTGTCACGGTGCCCGATCTCGAAGGCTACGACATCGCTGAATATGGCTATAAGCTGGGGCGCACCTGGGGGATTGGCCAGTCAGCCGAAAATGCCGTTGGCACTGACATTACTCAGAAAAACAACGGTGTTTTGCTGATTGTCGCCCCCAATGAACGTAAGGTGCGCATCGAAGTCGGTTACGGCCTTGAGCCCGTCATTACGGACGCTTTGTCGTCGCTCATCATTCAGACTCGCATCCTGCCGCAGTTTCGCGAAAACAATTATCCGGGCGGCATTGTCGCGGGCACCGATGCCCTCATTGAGCAGCTATCGCTTGATCGTGGCGTCGCCATTGACCGCGCCAAGCAGGCCGCGCAGCAGCAACCGCAGGAACAGGAAATCCCGCGCTGGGTCATTATCCTGATCTTCATTCTGATCGTTATGTTCTCACGCGGCTGGCTGCCGTTCTTCCTGCTCGGTGGCCTTGGCGGCAGTGGCGGTGGCTGGTCCGGTGGTGGCGGAGGCGGCTTCGGCGGCGGTGGTTTTGGCGGGGGTGGTGGCGGCTTCGGCGGCGGCGGCTCTTCGGGCAGTTGGTAG
- a CDS encoding Lrp/AsnC family transcriptional regulator: protein MANADKFSDLDSFDRELIKVLRADARATAAELGEKVGLSPSAAHRRVKILEQRGIITGYRAVIAENVQGKQGTVFVHVTLQDQRRETFEKFEKVALTCAPIEECHLMSGEADYLLKIVLRDSLSYEDVHRDVLSTMPGVSKLVSQFSIRTVKML from the coding sequence ATGGCCAATGCCGATAAATTTTCCGATCTCGATTCCTTCGACCGCGAACTGATTAAGGTTTTGCGGGCGGATGCACGCGCCACGGCGGCGGAACTGGGCGAAAAGGTGGGTTTAAGCCCATCGGCAGCCCACCGCCGCGTCAAGATTTTAGAGCAGCGCGGCATCATCACCGGCTACCGCGCCGTCATCGCTGAAAATGTGCAGGGCAAGCAGGGGACGGTGTTTGTCCACGTCACCTTGCAGGATCAGCGCCGTGAGACGTTTGAGAAGTTCGAGAAGGTCGCCTTAACCTGCGCGCCGATCGAAGAATGTCACCTGATGTCGGGAGAAGCCGATTATCTGCTGAAAATCGTCCTGCGCGACAGCCTGTCCTATGAGGATGTCCACCGTGATGTGCTGTCGACCATGCCGGGGGTCTCCAAGCTGGTGTCGCAGTTTTCGATCCGCACCGTGAAGATGCTTTAG
- a CDS encoding YerC/YecD family TrpR-related protein, which yields MPAPSDDDILVRAILSLQTEAEVKAFLDDLCTPSELRAFAERFKVARLLDEGQSSYREISEKTGASTTTVTRVARFLRDMPHQGYRRVLDRLKADKE from the coding sequence ATGCCCGCCCCCTCCGATGATGACATTCTCGTCCGCGCGATCCTAAGCCTTCAGACCGAAGCTGAGGTGAAGGCGTTCCTGGACGACCTGTGTACGCCGTCGGAACTGCGCGCCTTTGCCGAGCGGTTCAAGGTCGCGCGCCTGCTCGACGAAGGGCAATCGTCATACCGTGAAATCTCCGAAAAGACGGGAGCTTCGACCACCACCGTTACCCGCGTGGCGCGTTTCCTGCGCGACATGCCTCATCAAGGTTACCGGCGTGTGCTGGACCGCCTCAAAGCCGATAAAGAGTAG
- a CDS encoding Hsp70 family protein, whose translation MTSRPYCGIDFGTSNSAVCAGFGDKLELVPVEGASVTLPSALFFNFETETLTFGRAAIGEYLEHYEGRLMRALKSVLGSRLIGETTQIGAGRKDFRAIIGLYIKHLKARAEAHTGETIEDVVLGRPVHFVDEDPDADARAEAELRGIAEAQGFKNISFEYEPLAAARDYESRLTRDEVVLVVDIGGGTSDFSVIKLSPKAKRGDDRTNSILANSGVHIGGTDFDTRLSLNTAMREMGFRSQMKSGLDMPGLYYHQLATWHLINFLYTQKNIAGIRQLHFQAAQPELTQRLVDTVDKQLGHHVANRIEGAKIALSHQEATSVDLSAVDADWLMSIDRDTLKAATEREVGRIVDTAVACVTEKAGLERDAIHTLFMTGGSTAMPGFEDAMRAAFPAAAINYGDRFSSVASGLGLAAKERYAST comes from the coding sequence ATGACCTCCCGTCCCTATTGCGGTATCGATTTCGGCACGTCCAATTCGGCGGTGTGCGCGGGTTTTGGCGACAAGCTGGAACTGGTGCCGGTCGAAGGCGCATCCGTGACCTTACCGTCGGCCTTGTTTTTCAATTTTGAGACTGAGACCCTGACCTTTGGGCGGGCCGCCATCGGTGAATATCTGGAGCACTATGAAGGCCGCCTGATGCGCGCCCTCAAATCGGTTCTGGGCAGCCGCCTGATCGGAGAAACGACCCAGATCGGTGCGGGCCGCAAGGATTTCCGCGCCATTATCGGGCTCTATATCAAGCACCTCAAAGCCAGAGCCGAAGCCCATACGGGTGAGACTATCGAAGATGTGGTGCTGGGCCGACCCGTCCATTTCGTCGACGAAGACCCCGACGCCGATGCCCGCGCCGAGGCCGAACTGCGCGGCATTGCCGAGGCGCAGGGGTTCAAAAATATCAGCTTTGAGTATGAACCGCTGGCCGCCGCCCGCGATTACGAAAGCCGACTGACCCGCGATGAAGTGGTTCTCGTGGTCGATATCGGCGGGGGCACATCCGACTTTTCTGTGATCAAGCTGTCGCCCAAGGCCAAACGTGGCGATGACCGTACAAACAGCATCCTTGCCAATTCAGGCGTGCATATCGGCGGTACGGATTTCGATACCCGCCTGAGCCTTAATACCGCCATGCGGGAGATGGGGTTTCGGTCGCAGATGAAAAGCGGGCTGGATATGCCGGGGCTTTATTATCACCAACTGGCGACCTGGCACCTGATCAATTTTCTCTATACGCAAAAAAATATAGCGGGTATCCGGCAACTGCATTTTCAGGCCGCACAACCCGAATTGACGCAGCGGTTGGTCGATACGGTCGATAAGCAACTGGGCCACCATGTCGCCAATCGCATTGAAGGCGCCAAGATCGCTTTGTCGCATCAGGAGGCAACCTCAGTTGACCTCAGCGCCGTTGATGCGGACTGGCTGATGAGCATTGACCGCGACACGTTAAAGGCCGCGACCGAACGCGAAGTCGGCCGGATTGTAGATACGGCTGTGGCCTGCGTTACCGAAAAAGCAGGCCTTGAGCGTGATGCCATCCACACCCTGTTTATGACCGGGGGTTCGACCGCCATGCCGGGCTTTGAAGACGCCATGCGCGCCGCCTTCCCCGCCGCCGCTATTAACTACGGCGACCGCTTTTCGTCGGTGGCGTCTGGCTTGGGGCTAGCCGCGAAAGAGCGGTATGCAAGCACTTAA